From Paenibacillus sp. PK3_47, the proteins below share one genomic window:
- a CDS encoding MarR family transcriptional regulator: MIQSYERDTQLTLHLYRVFAKSFKSINEHAVTGSKIEGFNPTAFAVMEVLYYKGPQPIQQIGAKLLLQSGNVTYVIDKLEERGYLQRKPCANDRRVIFAELTAEGENLMSEMYPKYSERLHLAFSGLNDEEKEQMIILLKKMGLQAEKLSPLPRK, from the coding sequence ATGATACAATCCTATGAACGCGATACTCAGCTGACACTTCATTTGTACCGGGTTTTTGCCAAGTCATTTAAGAGCATCAATGAGCATGCCGTTACCGGCAGCAAGATTGAAGGCTTTAATCCCACAGCCTTCGCCGTAATGGAGGTCCTCTACTACAAAGGTCCTCAGCCGATCCAGCAGATCGGAGCCAAGCTGCTGCTGCAGAGCGGCAATGTCACTTATGTGATCGACAAGCTGGAGGAACGCGGTTATCTGCAGCGCAAGCCTTGCGCGAATGACCGGCGTGTCATTTTTGCCGAGCTGACTGCGGAAGGCGAGAATCTGATGAGTGAGATGTATCCGAAGTATTCAGAGCGCCTGCATCTCGCATTCAGCGGTCTGAACGACGAAGAGAAGGAACAGATGATTATTCTTCTGAAGAAAATGGGACTGCAGGCCGAGAAGCTCTCACCGCTCCCGCGGAAGTAA